Below is a genomic region from Dioscorea cayenensis subsp. rotundata cultivar TDr96_F1 chromosome 14, TDr96_F1_v2_PseudoChromosome.rev07_lg8_w22 25.fasta, whole genome shotgun sequence.
TGTCATCAAATAATATCACCGGAGACACAGCCTCACTGGCTGAAATTTCAGCCGGTTGCGCGGGAAAAAGCTTGGAGGTCTTGAATTTGAGAAACAATAATCTGACAGGTAACTTGTCAGATTGGTTAGTAAAGTTTGAGAGATTAGATACTCTTGATCTTGGCCATAATTCATTGAATGGTGTGATTCCGGGGTCCATTGGGAAGCTCTCAGCATTGAAATATCTTACGCTTACTCACAATGGATTTAATGGAACTCTGTCAGAGAGTATTGGCCAACTTTCCGAACTTATTTTGCTTGATCTCTCTTTCAATTCATTGGATGGAGTTATTTCTGATGTTCACTTTGCTAACCTTTCAAAGCTGGAACAGTTGAGCTTAGCTTCAACATCTCTTGCCTTTGGAATGAGTTCATCTTGGATTCCTCCCTTCCAGCTGAAGTTAATTGGTTTGCACCTTTGCAAACTCGGCCCCAAGTTTCCTTCGTGGCTTCGAACACAGAAGGATTATAGTGTAATGGATTTGTCAAATACCAAGATTGAAGATGCAGCTCCTAATTGGGTATGGAACTTATCAGAAAAATTTTTGATGCTTGATCTCTCTCACAATCTGATCTCAGGAAAGCTCCCTGCAACTTTGGGGTTTGCCAGTATTTCAATCCTGGATTTGAGTAATAACAAATTCGAGGGTACGTTGCCGACTTTGGCTTCGAGCATGGAATATTTGGATCTCTCAAACAACATGTTTACTGGCAACATTCTTCGATTCGTCAGCTATCGGCTGCCTATATTGTCTCATTTGTTCCTCTCCAACAATCTCCTCAGCGGTCCAATCCCGTCATCCATATGCCAAGACCTTGAATTATATGTCATAGATCTCTCAAACAATCAGCTGTCAGGGGAACTTCCCACATGCTTGGCTGATTTGTGGGCTCTAACGGCATTAGATCTTGCAAACAACAATTTATCCGGAGAAATTCCATCCACACTTGGCAATATGAAGGAACTGAGAACTCTGCATTTGGGAGGTAATCATTTCAAGGGAGAGTTACCTACAGCATTACAAAATTGCACTACTTTGGTGACTCTTGATCTTGGCAGAAATGAAATCTCCGGGTCGATACCAGCTTGGATTGGCGAATTGCTTCCGTTTCTGAGGATACTTCGACTTCGATCGAATTTCTTTAATGGCACTATTCCTTCACAACTATCTCGTCTCAGTTCTCTTCAGATATTGGACCTTGCCAATAATAGTCTGTCAGGAACAATACCACCAAGTTTCGGTAATATCACAGCGATGGCTCAAACACACAAGCCCAATGAACGCATGTTAGAGGACATGCGGAATGCTGTGCAAGCTAGTGTGGATAACTATGGTCCCTTCGGATACATGGAGACCTTGCTAGTGGTCATTAAAGGAAGGGAGCAAGAGTACAGTCAAAATCTCCAATATGTGGCAAGCATAGACCTCTCAAACAATCAGTTAACTGGGCATTTCCCTCGAGAATTGTGTGATCTCATTGGAttgcaaaatttaaatttgtctaGCAACCAGTTGACAGGAAGAATTCCAGATGAGATCGGCAAGTTGAAGCTGTTGGAGTCTCTTGATGTATCAGTGAATGGCTTTACAGGTTCAATACCAACAGGTATGTCTGTTTTGACTTTGTTGAGTCACTTGAATCTGTCGTATAACAATTTCTCAGGGAGAATACCTTCGGGATACCAGCTTCAGACCTTCGATTATACTTCTTACTTGGGAAATCCCGGTCTCTGTGGACCTCCTCTGAATAAATGCGGGAGCAACGAAACAATTTTCAACAAAATTCTAGCTTGTGCTGATGGAAGTGATGAATGTGAATCTGAAAAGCTCGGGTTGTACCTCGGCATTGCCTTTGGGTTTGTCACTGGATTTTGGGCGATCTGGGGCGTTCTGTTGTTCACTAAGACTCCAAGCGAAGCTTATTTTGAGTTCCTTGACAAGCTGATAGATAAGGTTCCTTTTGCAAGAAATATGAGCAGATACgatgaggaggatgatgaggaaaCAAGCTCACAAACCTACTGAAAATTTAGAAGTTATCAGCATTGCAACTTTACTTACAACTTCTGCATCTTGTACATAAATCAAATTGCAACTATTTCCTATTAAAATGGGTTTCCCATCTCTCAAGTTCGAAGTCTTTGCTGCTGTAAAAGGATTTGTTGCTTTCGCTATGCCACTTGGTCCCGAGATTGAATGAATCTTGCCCACTTCTTGTACCTTAAAACCTCATGTTGTATATGATGTTGACTCTTTATTTTGGCTTAAATTTGCTAGCTAAATTAGAAGTTTCAGATATTTTTACTTTCCTAAATGTGATAAATAATCATCAAGACATCCTTGTTATCCGACAAGTATAGATTACAAGAAGCATTTTCCGAACAGATGAGCATTTGATTTTCTAAACTGTTAACCTTTTGGTGTTCCTACAATTATAATGAATTGGCTAACTAAAGCAGTTTGATCTCCTTGCAATTATGTCCTCTATCATGATTTCACTTTCTTACAtagttattttttgtttcttgagCTCAAGTGATTTATCCTCAATACTGTACTAATCATGTCCAGCATACAAATGTGTGAGACGGAAATCAGTGAAACTGAGAAAAGTCAATAGAAGATCAAGAACACTAGTTCTGGATACCATGAAATTTGGGAAGCATTTAAACTGAATACAAACTAGCTTACTTACGTTTTATAAGAGCAAATAATCATCGTATGTGACAGCATTTACTTATAAGGACTATGTGAATCTGCTACATATAcacaacataataatattaaacatcTGGCACAAAATTCAAAGATGATACTTGTGAAGTCACTAAGATTGAATTCTATTTTGTAGCTTAGCAGATTTGTCAGTTACCTTGGTCagctgcaaaaaaaaaaatgtcagtAAATATCTATGACCGGAAGACATTTACAACTAGAATTTTGTGTCTGCAGCTGTGATCTCTTCTTATCTGAAGGAGAAGTGTCATTTACTGTATTCTACCTATGCCGTCACGTTACTGCTAAGCACCCTCGGAATACCACCCCACAAAAAAGGAATTTTCAGCTTGCATTTTTACTAAGATCTATGATTAGAAGTCATGCATAAGGTCCAATGACTGACCCACTTGGCCTTTGGTTACTCAGGAAAGTTCTCTTATGAGTACAGCATACGACATGGTGGTCTTTCAGTTTTGACATCTCAACCTTGATGCAATAAATAATTGAGCATTTACTAACATTCTTGGCAGGAAAAAAGGATTTTATATTATTGCTTAATGGAAAGGAGGTTCCTCACCTTTGCCGCTGCTGCTGCTCAGCTTCTATTTCTGCTTGGTCTTCTAAGCTCTACACTCAGCATCAATGAATCAAAACTTCAGTGCAGGGAGAGTGAAAGAGTAGCACTTCTTAAGTTCAAAGATGGCCTCAGAGATCCTCATAGCCTTCTCTCTTCATGGGAAGGTAGTGATTGCTGCAACTGGAGAGGAGTCAGCTGCAACAATGAAACCGAGCATGTTGTTAGCTTAGACCTTGGATACCGGCATCTCTTTGATGGTCCTAGTACTGCTTGGCGTCTTGGTGGTAACACTAGTCCTTCTCTGCTCGGCTTGAAGTATCTGAATTACCTGGACCTCAGCTTCAATGATTTTGGAGGGATTAGCATTCCAGAATTCATAGGCTCAATGCTAGAACTCAGCTACCTTAATCTCTCCAATGCTGGTTTCAGTGGGAGGATACCTGCACAAATAGGGAATCTCTCAAGTTTACGGTACCTTGATCTGAACTCAATTTATTCTTTGCATACTTTGTATTCTGATGAGCTTGAATGGGTCTCTCATCTTTCTTCATTGCAATATCTTGATATGAACTCAGTGAACCTTGCGAAGACTAATGATTGGTTTCATCCAATTAATATGATTCCCTCTTTATCGGTTTTACTTCTACCCAATTGTCAGCTTAAAGAGATGCCGACATCACTCTTGTTTCACAATCTCACATCTCTTGTTACTCTTGATCTCTCCAACAACCAATTTGATTCCATGCTCCCAAGCTGGTTGTTCAACATGAGCAGCCTTGAATACCTTAACCTTCAGTTCAATCACTTCCAAGGTTCTATACCTGATGCTTTTGCAAACATGAGTTCTCTTGAGATCATTCAAATCAGAAACAATGAATTGCATGGACCTATACCTCAATCCATAGGCAAACTCTGCAACCTGAGATCACTCGATCTCTCACATAATAATATCAGCGATAACGTGTTGGCATTGGCAGTAATTTCAGGTGGTTGCGCTGGTGACACTCTGGAGAATATAAATCTTAGAAGCAATGGTCTGACAGGCAACTTGTCAGATTGGTTAAAGAAGTTGAAAATGTTGTCTATTCTTAATCTTGGCAACAACTTGCTTCAAGGCTCTATTCCACCATCAATAGGAAACATATCTACATTGACAAATCTTTTTCTGAGCCACAATATGTTTAATGGAACTCTTCCTGAGAGCTTCGGGCGTCTCTCAGAGCTTACTCTGCTTGATGTTCCTTATAATTTACTCTCCGGAGTTGTGTCCGAAGTTCACTTTGTAAATCTTTCCAAGTTGGAGCAGCTGAGCTTGGCTTCAAACTCCTTGGCAATCAATATGAGCTCGGACTGGATTCCTCCATTCAGACTGAGATTTATCGGGCTCAGCAGTTGCAAACTCGGACCCAAGTTTCCTCCATGGCTACAAACACAAAAGAATTATTTTATCATGGATTTGTCATACTCGGAGATTGATGATACTGTACCTGAATGGTTGTGGACATTATCTCAAGAGATTGATATGCTGGATATTTCTCAAAATCGGATTGCTGGAAATGTGACAAAACTGAAATTCCACGTTGTTCACAtccttgatttgagtttcaacAATCTTGATGGCCCTTTGCCTTCTCTTCCTTCTAGCATTGAatatattgatttctctaaCAACTTGTTTTCGGAGACTCTTGTTCCATTCTTCAATGAACAAATGCCGATACTTTCTCATTTGTTTCTGTCAGGCTATCATATTCATGGTACAATTCCTGCATCCATATGTCACTACTTGGAGCTGTACGTTCTTGATCTCTCAGACAACCTCCTGTCAGGAGAGCTCCCAGGATGTTTGGGTGATCTTGCATCATTGGCAGCAATGAACTTTGCGAACAATGATCTGTCCGGACAACTTCCTCGCAGTTTGGGAGCTTATAGTTGGCTTCAGTCACTGCATTTGGATAACAATTCCTTCCATGGGCAGCTCCCTGTTGCTTTGAGAAGTTGCACTCGCTTGGTTACACTTGATGTTGGCAACAACAGACTCTCAGGAAAGATACCAACTTGGATTGGTGAGTCACTGCCATTTCTGAGGATTCTCCGATTGCGATCAAACATGTTTTATGGCTACATTCCTCATCAATTATCTCTTCTAACTTCTCTTCAGATATTGGACCTCGCCAGTAATAGTCTATCAGGAACTATACCCCACATTTTTGGTAATCTCCCTGCAATGGCACTGACACGCAAGCCAAAAGAGCGAATGATGGAAGTATTACAAGGTAATGTACAAACTAGTGTTGGTTTCTATGGCCCTTCGGGCTATGCAGATAGTTTGTCACTGGTCATGAAAGGAAGGGAGTTGAAGTACAGCAAGAATCTCGGGTATGTGGCAAGCATAGACCTTTCTGGCAACAATTTTTCCGGTGATATTCCAAGAGAATTAGCAAATCTCTATGGACTGCAGAGCATGAATTTGTCTAATAACAAGTTGTCAGGAAATATACCCACAAACATTGGTCAGTTGAGATGGTTAGAGTCTCTGGACTTATCAAGAAACAATCTTTCCGGATCAATTCCTTCGAGCATGTCATCTTTGACTTCATTGAGTCACTTGAATCTATCTTACAACAATTTCACTGGGAGAATTCCCACAGGATACCAGCTTCAAACACTTAATGATCCATCTATGTACATTGGCAATCCTGGGCTTTGTGGTGCTCCTCTTGAAAATTGCAAGGCCAATGAGATATACAATGGAACACAACGCGCTTGTGGTGGTGAAATTGATGATTGTGAATCCGAAATGCTGGGGTTCTATATTGGAATAATTCTGGGGTTTGTTGCAGGGTTTTGGGCTATATGGGGTACTTTGTTGCTCTGTGAGACATTGAGGAATCGTTATTTCGTCTTCATTGATTGGTTATTTGCACTATCTGTGGAAAAATGAACAGAAAGGAAGACAACAATCATAAGAATAAGTTACTTGGAAAAACTCAAATGGTTGCTGTCTCTGTAAAGTTGATtatgctaaataaaaatgttcacTCTTCACGGCATCCTTATAACACAAGAGTAAATGTATGTGCATGTTAAGATCCCCAATTGCTCTCACCCTCTAATTTCAACTTCATTATTGACCGATCTCAAGCCTTCTTCTTCAAGTGCTCTCACCCTCTCATTTTTCTTCACTCTCCCATGCTTCATCTAATATTGGGAGGATTTTAAGATCCCAATTTATGGCTCCCAACACACTTGTGTTGGGGGTCATGTTCCGTAAAAAAC
It encodes:
- the LOC120275637 gene encoding receptor-like protein EIX1 → MERRFLTFAAAAAQLLFLLGLLSSTLSINESKLQCRESERVALLKFKDGLRDPHSLLSSWEGSDCCNWRGVSCNNETEHVVSLDLGYRHLFDGPSTAWRLGGNTSPSLLGLKYLNYLDLSFNDFGGISIPEFIGSMLELSYLNLSNAGFSGRIPAQIGNLSSLRYLDLNSIYSLHTLYSDELEWVSHLSSLQYLDMNSVNLAKTNDWFHPINMIPSLSVLLLPNCQLKEMPTSLLFHNLTSLVTLDLSNNQFDSMLPSWLFNMSSLEYLNLQFNHFQGSIPDAFANMSSLEIIQIRNNELHGPIPQSIGKLCNLRSLDLSHNNISDNVLALAVISGGCAGDTLENINLRSNGLTGNLSDWLKKLKMLSILNLGNNLLQGSIPPSIGNISTLTNLFLSHNMFNGTLPESFGRLSELTLLDVPYNLLSGVVSEVHFVNLSKLEQLSLASNSLAINMSSDWIPPFRLRFIGLSSCKLGPKFPPWLQTQKNYFIMDLSYSEIDDTVPEWLWTLSQEIDMLDISQNRIAGNVTKLKFHVVHILDLSFNNLDGPLPSLPSSIEYIDFSNNLFSETLVPFFNEQMPILSHLFLSGYHIHGTIPASICHYLELYVLDLSDNLLSGELPGCLGDLASLAAMNFANNDLSGQLPRSLGAYSWLQSLHLDNNSFHGQLPVALRSCTRLVTLDVGNNRLSGKIPTWIDIGPRQ
- the LOC120275586 gene encoding receptor-like protein EIX2; amino-acid sequence: MALTRKPKERMMEVLQGNVQTSVGFYGPSGYADSLSLVMKGRELKYSKNLGYVASIDLSGNNFSGDIPRELANLYGLQSMNLSNNKLSGNIPTNIGQLRWLESLDLSRNNLSGSIPSSMSSLTSLSHLNLSYNNFTGRIPTGYQLQTLNDPSMYIGNPGLCGAPLENCKANEIYNGTQRACGGEIDDCESEMLGFYIGIILGFVAGFWAIWGTLLLCETLRNRYFVFIDWLFALSVEK
- the LOC120275636 gene encoding receptor-like protein EIX2, producing MPIFHLPKTMEILASVTFFLILSSFCCFIIIPSLCSESLNIRCIESEKNSLLDFKSSLKDPHNLLSSWEGSDCCNWKGVTCNNETNHVVSLNIGYWHLFNGLSTAWRIGGELSPSLIALNELNHLDLSSNDFGGIAVPEFIGSMKKLSYLNLSNAGFSGRIPHQLGNLSTLRYLDLNSFYYFHDLYVDSLSWLSRLSSLQYLDMNSVNFGNIGDWFVSISLIPSLSVLKLSHCKLKEFPLSLSFLNLTSLTYLDLSNNEIYSRLPNWLFNLTSLQYLNLQFNQFQGSMPDEFASLISLEVVQLGNNELVGPITQTISFLCKLRTLDLSSNNITGDTASLAEISAGCAGKSLEVLNLRNNNLTGNLSDWLVKFERLDTLDLGHNSLNGVIPGSIGKLSALKYLTLTHNGFNGTLSESIGQLSELILLDLSFNSLDGVISDVHFANLSKLEQLSLASTSLAFGMSSSWIPPFQLKLIGLHLCKLGPKFPSWLRTQKDYSVMDLSNTKIEDAAPNWVWNLSEKFLMLDLSHNLISGKLPATLGFASISILDLSNNKFEGTLPTLASSMEYLDLSNNMFTGNILRFVSYRLPILSHLFLSNNLLSGPIPSSICQDLELYVIDLSNNQLSGELPTCLADLWALTALDLANNNLSGEIPSTLGNMKELRTLHLGGNHFKGELPTALQNCTTLVTLDLGRNEISGSIPAWIGELLPFLRILRLRSNFFNGTIPSQLSRLSSLQILDLANNSLSGTIPPSFGNITAMAQTHKPNERMLEDMRNAVQASVDNYGPFGYMETLLVVIKGREQEYSQNLQYVASIDLSNNQLTGHFPRELCDLIGLQNLNLSSNQLTGRIPDEIGKLKLLESLDVSVNGFTGSIPTGMSVLTLLSHLNLSYNNFSGRIPSGYQLQTFDYTSYLGNPGLCGPPLNKCGSNETIFNKILACADGSDECESEKLGLYLGIAFGFVTGFWAIWGVLLFTKTPSEAYFEFLDKLIDKVPFARNMSRYDEEDDEETSSQTY